From a region of the Hemibagrus wyckioides isolate EC202008001 linkage group LG14, SWU_Hwy_1.0, whole genome shotgun sequence genome:
- the pdgfrb gene encoding platelet-derived growth factor receptor beta, which yields MQGVHIGSFPLTPLITALLILLLCSAGSGLELSPSMKEIILTANSSISITCSGWAPVSWRYKRDEKVPVFRTENRSLTSSILHLENVTWNHTGVYVCSENGSEEFREVPVYVPDQDEWFLDNDYYAVTKTKEEGTVPCLVTDPKINVTLHEKDTEIPVMGNYNPTIGFTGMLEDKIYKCRGEYNGVEKWSNLFYVFSILVPEVLDTHINASKTVLKQGEPLSINCTAHGVELVFFSWGLPNKDAEGVEILTDMIPATMSMRSFVNISQTTVNHSGQYFCYAQESVGNQHTSASINITVLERGFVELSSFQSPNVSALLHENVQLRVEVGAYPKPHIRWSKDGAMINGDNIISMSQEQETRYVSILTLVRIRLEQKGYYTIHVDNEDDSKQMTFDLVVKVPPQITELSDHHLPDKKHAVTCVAEGVPSPRIQWLSCESMHKCSNKSAMWSPLVADTESISIVTNTTYNESRKIHQVFSQVMFLHPQQITVRCQARNERGARARDIRLITSTIFSQVAVLAAVLALVVIAIIFIIILIAVWRKKPRYEIRWKVIESVSQDGHEYIYVDPVHLPYDLAWEMPRHSLVLGRTLGSGAFGRVVEATAYGLTSSQSSVKVAVKMLKSTARRSETQALMSELKIMSHLGPHLNIVNLLGACTKQGPLYLVTEFCRYGDLVDYLHRNKQSFLQNYANKSHITNSSDSHISIDSDVTSGKGYVSFGSESDGGYMDMRKEDITEYVAMQELTDTIKYADIQPSPYESPYQQDIYQEQGHRVDLSLVISDSPILSYSDLVGFSFQVAKGMEFLASKNCVHRDLAARNVLICEGKLVKICDFGLARDIMHDNNYISKGSTFLPLKWMAPESIFHNLYTTLSDVWSYGILLWEIFTLGGTPYPDLPMNEHFYNALKRGYRMAKPMHASEEIYEVMRKCWEEKFEKRPEFSYLVQEMGNMLTDGYKKRYSQVSESFQKSDHPAVVRGKPRVPSPFPGTLPLSSPSTIFPPTSTPNRCLEADQDMAPAPYNGYIIPIPDPKPEEECQEVSVPAESPSSSVGSEAETASFEAPSAEQEYNDQLKEHSKTPEAEESFL from the exons ATGCAGGGAGTCCACATCGGCTCTTTCCCTCTGACCCCCCTAATAACAG CCCTCCTGATCCTCCTGCTGTGTTCAGCTGGTTCTGGTCTGGAGCTGAGCCCCAGCATGAAAGAGATCATCCTGACCGCTAATtcatccatctccatcacctgtTCGGGCTGGGCACCCGTCTCCTGGCGCTACAAAAGAGATGAGAAAGTACCTGTGTTTAGAACAGAGAACCGGTCCCTCACTTCTAGCATTCTTCACCTGGAGAATGTCACATGGAACCACACAGGAGTGTACGTGTGCTCTGAGAATGGCTCTGAGGAGTTCAGGGAGGTGCCTGTCTATGTGCCTG ACCAGGATGAATGGTTTTTGGATAACGACTATTATGCAGTCACTAAGACAAAGGAAGAAGGAACAGTCCCCTGTCTGGTGACAGACCCAAAAATAAACGTGACCCTTCATGAAAAAGACACTGAAATCCCAGTAATGGGCAACTACAATCCCACCATTGGCTTTACCGGAATGTTGGAAGATAAGATTTACAAATGCAGAGGAGAATACAATGGAGTTGAAAAGTGGTCCAATTTATTCTACGTCTTCAGCATCTTAG TTCCTGAGGTGCTGGACACCCACATCAATGCCTCCAAGACGGTGCTGAAACAAGGCGAGCCACTCAGCATCAACTGCACTGCCCACGGAGTTGAGCTCGTCTTCTTCTCCTGGGGTTTGCCGAACAAAGAC GCTGAAGGTGTGGAAATCCTGACAGATATGATCCCAGCGACCATGAGCATGCGCTCCTTCGTGAACATTTCCCAAACCACCGTGAATCACTCTGGACAATACTTCTGCTATGCCCAAGAGAGTGTGGGCAACCAACACACTTCAGCTAGCATCAACATCACTGTGCTGG AGAGAGGTTTCGTCGAGTTGAGCTCGTTTCAAAGCCCCAACGTTTCAGCATTGCTGCATGAGAACGTGCAGCTGAGGGTGGAGGTGGGAGCGTACCCCAAGCCTCACATCCGATGGAGCAAAGACGGAGCCATGATCAATGGAGACAATATCATTAGCATGAGTCAGGAACAAGAGACCAG GTACGTCAGCATATTAACTCTAGTGAGAATTCGCCTTGAGCAGAAAGGATATTACACTATTCATGTTGACAACGAGGACGATTCCAAACAGATGACTTTTGACCTAGTGGTTAAAG TTCCCCCTCAGATAACCGAACTTTCAGATCATCACCTGCCGGATAAGAAGCACGCAGTCACCTGTGTGGCAGAGGGAGTCCCATCTCCCAGAATCCAGTGGTTAAGCTGTGAGAGCATGCACAA ATGCAGCAACAAAAGTGCTATGTGGAGCCCCCTAGTGGCAGATACAGAAAGCATCAGCATTGTGACTAACACGACCTATAACGAGAGCCGCAAGATCCACCAGGTGTTCAGCCAGGTGATGTTTCTCCATCCTCAGCAGATCACTGTCCGCTGCCAGGCCAGGAACGAGAGAGGCGCACGGGCAAGGGACATCAGACTTATCACTAGCA CTATCTTCTCACAGGTGGCTGTTCTGGCTGCTGTTCTTGCTCTAGTCGTCATAGCCATCATTTTTATCATCATCCTAATCGCCGTGTGGAGGAAG AAGCCACGTTATGAGATTAGATGGAAGGTGATCGAGTCTGTGAGTCAGGATGGACACGAGTACATCTACGTAGACCCAGTACACCTCCCTTATGACCTGGCTTGGGAGATGCCTAGACACAGCCTGGTTCTAG GTCGCACGCTGGGATCAGGGGCATTTGGCAGAGTGGTGGAAGCAACTGCATATGGACTCACCAGTTCCCAATCTTCTGTTAAAGTGGCTGTGAAAATGCTCAAAT CGACGGCACGTAGGAGCGAGACTCAGGCTCTGATGTCCGAGCTGAAGATCATGAGTCACTTGGGTCCACACCTCAACATCGTCAACCTGCTGGGAGCCTGCACCAAACAAG GTCCTCTGTACCTGGTGACGGAGTTCTGTCGATACGGAGACCTGGTGGACTACCTGCACAGGAACAAGCAGAGCTTCCTGCAGAACTATGCCAACAAGAGCCACATTACTAACAGCAGCGACAGTCACATCTCCATCGACTCTGATGTGACATCTGGGAAAGG CTATGTGTCATTTGGCTCTGAGAGTGATGGGGGTTATATGGACATGAGAAAAGAGGATATAACTGAATATGTGGCCATGCAAGAGCTGACAGACACCATCAAATATGCTGATATCCAGCCATCTCCATATGAGTCACCATATCAGCAGGACATCTACCAGGAACAAG gtcacAGAGTggacctctcactggtcatcaGTGATTCTCCTATTCTGAGCTATTCTGATCTGGTGGGCTTCAGCTTTCAGGTGGCCAAAGGCATGGAGTTTCTGGCATCCAAAAAT TGTGTTCATCGGGACCTGGCGGCCAGGAACGTCTTGATATGTGAGGGAAAACTGGTGAAAATCTGTGATTTTGGGCTGGCCCGAGACATCATGCATGATAACAATTACATCTCCAAAGGCAGT ACTTTCCTGCCCCTTAAATGGATGGCCCCAGAGAGCATCTTCCATAACCTCTACACCACGCTCAGTGATGTCTGGTCTTATGGCATTTTGCTGTGGGAGATATTCACTCTGG GTGGAACCCCATACCCAGATCTTCCTATGAATGAGCACTTTTATAACGCTCTTAAGAGAGGCTATCGGATGGCCAAACCCATGCACGCCTCAGAGGAAAT TTACGAGGTGATGAGGAAGTGCTGGGAAGAGAAGTTTGAGAAAAGGCCAGAGTTCTCCTATCTGGTGCAGGAGATGGGGAACATGCTTACTGATGGCTATAAAAAG CGATACTCCCAGGTCAGTGAGAGTTTTCAGAAGAGTGATCATCCAGCCGTAGTACGTGGCAAGCCCAGGGTGCCCTCTCCATTCCCGggcacactccctctctcttccccttcCACCATTTTCCCTCCAACCTCCACACCTAACCGTTGCCTAGAGGCTGATCAAGACATGGCACCAGCACCTTATAACGGTTACATCATCCCAATCCCTGACCCCAAGCCTGAAGAAGAGTGCCAGGAAGTCAGTGTGCCAGCAGAAAGCCCCTCGAG CTCTGTAGGTTCTGAGGCAGAAACAGCATCATTCGAGGCTCCCAGTGCAGAACAGGAGTACAATGATCAACTGAAGGAACACTCCAAAACTCCTGAAGCAGAGGAGAGCTTCCTGTAG